aaccatagatataacactggaggagactaaccatagatataaccctggaggaggagactaaccatagatataacactggaggaggagactaaccatagatataacactggaggaggagactaaccatagatataacactggaggagactaaccatatatataacactggaggaggagactaaccatagatataacactggaggaggagactaaccatagatataacactggaggagactaaccatagatataaccctggaggaggagaccatccatagatataacactggaggaggagactaaccatagatataacactggaggaggagactaaccatagatataacactggaggatgagaccaaccatagatataacactggaggaggagaccaaccatagatataacactggaggaggagaccaaccatagatataacactggaggaggagaccaaccatagatataacactggaggatgagaccaaccatagatataacactggaggagaccaaccatagatatacagtgagggaaaaaagtatttgatcccctgctgattttgtacgtttgcccactgacaaagaaatgatcagtctgtaattttaatggtaggtttatttgaacagtgagagacagaatatcaacaaaaatatccagaaaaacgcatgtcaaaaatgttataaattgatttgcattttaatgagggaaataagtatttgaccccctctgcaaaacatgacttagtacgtggtggcaaaacccttgttggcaatcacagaggtcagatgtttcttgtagttggccaccaggtttgcacacatctcaggagggattttgtcccactcctctttgcagatcttcttcaAGTCATTAACGTTTCGAGGCTGAcatttggcaactcgaaccttcagctccctccacagattttctatgggattaaggtctggagactggctaggccactccaggaccttaatgtgctttttcttgagccactcctttgttgccttggccgtgtgttttgggtcattgtcgtgctggaatacccatccacgacacattttcaataccctggctgagggaaggaggttttcacccaagatttgacggtacatggccctgtccatcgtccctttgatgcggtgaagttgtcctgtccccttagcagaaaaacacccccaaagcatagtgtttccacctccatgtttgacggtgaGGATGgtttcttggggtcataggcagcattcctcctcctccaaacacggcaagttgagttgatgccaaagaactccattttggtctcatctgaccacaacacgttcacccagttgtcctctgaatcattcagatgttcattggcaaacttcagacgggcatgtatatgtgctttcttgagcagggggaccttgcggacgctgcaggatttcagtccttcacggcgtagtgtgttaccaattgttttcttggtgactatggtcccagctgccttgagatcattgacaagatcctcctgtgtagttctgggctgattcctcaccgttctcatgatcattgcaactccacgaggtgagatcttgcatggagtccCAGGCCGAGGGAGTTTGACAGttattttgtgtttcttccatttgcgaataatcgcaccaactgttgtcaccttctcaccaagctgcttggcaatggtcttgtagcccattccagccttgtgtagatctacaatcttgtccctgacatccttggagagctctttggtcttggccatggtggagagtttagaatctgattgattgattgcttctgtggacaggtgtcttttatacaggtaacaaactgagattaggagcactccctttaacagtgtgctcctaatctcagctcgttacctgtatgaaagacacctgggagccagaaatctttctgattgagagggggtcaaatacttatttccctcattaaaatgcaaatcaatttataacatttttgacatgcgtttttctggatatttttgtggttattctgtctctcactgttcaaataaacctaccattaaaagtATAGACTGATCAATTCTTTGTCAGTGGgtaaacgtacaaaatcagcaggggatcaaatacttttttccctcactgtaaccctggaggaggagaccaaccatagatataacactggaggaggagaccaaccatagatataacactggaggagaccaaccatagatataacactggaggagaccaaccatagatataacactggaggagaccaaccatagatataacactggaggaggagaccaaccatatatataacactggaggaggagaccaaccatagatataacactggaggaggagaccaaccatagatataacactggaggaggagaccaaccatagatataacactggaggagaccaaccatagatataacactggaggaggagaccaaccatagatataacactggaggaggagaccaaccatagatataacactggaggaggagaccaaccatatatataacactggaggaggagaccaaccatagatataacactggaggagaccaaccatagatataacactggaggaggagaccaaccatagatataacactggaggaggagaccaaacatagatataacactggaggagaccaacaatatatataacactggaggaggagaccaaccatagatataacactggaggagaccaacaatatatataacactggaggagaccaaccatagatataacactggaggaggagaccaaccatagatataacactggaggaggagaccaaccatatatataacactggaggagaccaaccatagatataacactggaggagaccaaccatagatataacactggaggaggagaccaaccatagatataacactggaggagaccaaccatatatataacactggaggaggagaccaaccatagatataacactggaggaggagaccaaccatagatataacactggaggaggagaccaaccatagatataacactggaggaggagaccaaccatatatataacactggaggagaccaaccatagatataacactggaggagaccaaccatagatataacactggaggagaccaaccatagatataacactggagaccaaccatagatataacactggaggagaccaaccatagatataacactggaggaggagaccaaccatagatataacactggaggaggagaccaaccatagatataacactggaggagaccaaccatagatataacactggaggagaccaaccatagatataacactggaggagaccaaccatagatataacactggaggagaccaaccatagatataacactggaggaggagaccaaccatagatataacactggaggaggagaccaaccatagacataacactggaggaggagactaaccatagatataacactggaggagaccaaccatagatataacactggaggaggagaccagccatagatataacactggaggagaccaaccatagatataacactggaggaggagaccaaccatagatataacactggaggaggagaccagccatagatataacactggaggagaccaaccatagatataacactggaggagaccaaccatagatataacactggaggaggagaccagccatagatataacactggaggaggagaccaaccatagatataacactggaggagaccaaccatagatataacactggaggaggagaccaaccatagatataacactggaggaggagaccaaccatatatataacactggaggaggagaccaaccatagatataacactggaggaggagaccaaccatagatataacactggaggaggagaccaaccatagacataacactggaggaggagactaaccatagatataacactggaggagaccaaccatagatataacactggaggaggagaccagccatagatataacactggaggagaccaaccatagatataacactggaggaggagaccaaccatagatataacactggaggaggagaccagccatagatataacactggaggagaccaaccatagatataacactggaggagaccaaccatagatataacactggaggagaccaaccatagatataacactggaggaggagaccaaccatagatataacactggaggagaccaaccatagatataacactggaggaggttAGTGTGTGTATtaacctgtgtttgtgtgtttgtgtgtgtgtgtgtgtgtgtgtgtgtgtgtgtgtgtgtgtgtgtgtgtgtgtgtgtgtgtgtgtgtgtgtgtgtgtgtgtgtgtgtgtctactaacCTGAGGTAATGGGCTGGCAGGTTTGGTCAGTATCCCTCCTACATAGACAACGTGTGGTAGAGTGGGCCTGGGGAACTCCAGAGCCAGATCAGTAGACAACATCCACAGCCTGCTCCCCTGCACCAGGTCCTGCATGGCGACCCGCGGCTCCACGCCGTGCTTCCTCATGATCCGCTCGTACTTAGGTAACACCAGGTACTGAACACCGAACCGGGACACCAGGTACACCGCCGTGTTGGTAATCCTCTGGACCAGAGACATCTGATCGGTGAGGAGAGAGTTGAACTCGGGAACGTAGGAGAGAGGGGCGGGAGCCCCGACCTCCGCTGGGTACCATAGACCCGTGGAAAAGACGGCGTAGGGAACCCCGAGGATGTGAGCGATCACGAACCCACACATCTCGTTGGGGTCGACCAATAAAAGGTCAAATTTGGCATCCTTGAGTTGGGTCATGACCTCTTTGTTTCCCACGACGGCGTCGCAGTTCTGGGCGTAGTGGTCGAGGATGTCGAAGAGTTCCAACGCCGTGAAACGACCAGAGAAGATATTGCTGACCTTTGATTGGAGGAAGCTGTCGGCTGTGGAGGAGTTAAAGATGCCTGGGTAACGCTGGAAGGtgtagtggggggaggggggcacctagaggagagaggagaggagaggagaggagaggagaagaggggaggggaggggaggggaggggaggggaggagagaggagaggagaggagaggagaggagaggagaggagaggagaggagaggagaggagaggagaggagaggagaggagaggagaggagaggagaggagaggagaggagaggagaggagaggagaggagaggagagtcttTATTATCCTGGGGGGCAATATAGTAATATGTACACAGCTAACAGTACTAGGTTACTACAGCTAACAGTACTAGGTTACTACAGCTCACAGTACTAGGTTACTACAGCTCACAGTACTAGGTTACTACAGCTCACAGTACTAGGTTACTACAGCTCACAGTACTAGGTTACTACAGCTCACAGTACTAGGTTACTACAGCTCACAGTACTAGGTTACTACAGCTCACAGTACTAGGTTACTACAGCTCACAGTACTAGGTTACTACAGCTCACAGTACTAGGTTACTACAGCTAACAGGtcctagaggtagctcccctgatcaacagctaacaggttctagaggtagctcccctgatcaacagctaacatgttctagaggtagctcccctgatcaacagctaacatgttctagaggtagctcccctgatcaacagctaacaggttctagaggtagctcccctgatcaacagctaacaggttctagaggtagctcccctgatcaacagctaacatgttctagaggtagctcccctgatcaacagctaacatgttctagaggtagctcccctgatcaacagctaacatgttctagaggtagctcccctgatcaacagctaacaggttctagaggtagctcccctgatcaacagctaacatgttctagaggtagctcccctgatcaacagctaacaggttctagaggtagctcccctgatcaacagctaacaggttctagaggtagctcccctgatcaacaggtcctagaggtagctcccctgatcaacagctaacaggttctagaggtagctcccctgatcaacatgttctagaggtagctcctcTGATCAACAGGtcctagaggtagctcccctgataaacagctaacaggttctagaggtagctcccctgatcaacagctaacagctTCTGTAAAGGTGTTCCAGTCAGCCATAATGGAGCTGCTTGTCAGTTTAATTTACAGGGCCTAAGTAACCCAAAGAGATGGTACAGTGACAAAGGAAACATAGTCAAAATCTAAGATTTGTCTGTCTCACCCTCAACACTAACACAACATGTGGGGAATTAACCCTAggagaatatacactgctcaaaaaaaatatagggaacacttaaacaacacaatgtaactccaagtcaatcacacttctgtgaaatcaaactgtccacttaggaagcaacactgattgacaataaatttcacatgctgttgtgcaaatggaatagacaacaggtggaaattataggcaataaaggagtggttctgcaggtggtgaccacagaccacttctcagttcctatgcttcctggctgatgttttggtcacttttgaatgctggcggtgctttcactctagtggtagcatgagacggagtctacaacccacacaagtggtttaggtagtgcagctcatccaggatggcacatcaatgcgagctgtggcaagaaggtttgctgtgtctgtcagcgtagtgtccagagcatggaggcgttaccaggagacaggccaggagacgtggaggaggccgtaggagggcaacaacccagcagcaggaccgctacctccgcctttgtgcaaggaggagcaggaggagcactgccagagccctgcaaaatgacctccagcaggccacaaatgtgcatgtgtctgctcaaacaatcagaaacagactccatgagggtggtatgagggcccgacgtccacaggtgggggtggtgcttacagcccaacaccgtgcaggtggcaaattcaccactggcgccctgtgctcttcacagatgaaagcaggttcacactgagcacatgtgacagacgtgacagagtctggagacgccgtggagaacgttctgctgcctgcaacatcctccagcatgaccggtttggcggtgggtcagtcatggtgtggggtggcatttctttggggggccgcacagccctccatgtgctcgccagaggtagcctgactgccattaggtaccgagatgagatcctcagaccccttgtgagaccatatgctggtgcggttggccctgggttcctcctaatgcaagacaatgctagacctcatgtggctggagtgtgtcagcagttcctgcaagaggaaggcattgatgctatggactggcccgcccgttccccagacctgaatccaattgagtacatctgggacatcatgtctcgctccatccaccaacgccacgttgcaccacagactgtccaggagttggcggatgctttagtccaggtctgggaggagatccctcaggagaccatccgccacctcagcaggagcatgcccaggcgttgtagggaggtcatacaggcacgtggaggccacacacactactgagcctcattttgacttgttttaaggacattacatacCTTAAGGGACATCTGGTACGGGAGCCGTATGATCGGTGAGGATTCTCCCATTGgaaatgtacggtcccttacctgACGTCCGACTTCGTCCGGGAAAatcgcggacggcgtcgggccgAGGGCGCGGGGGAGCTCTTTCGGGAAGTCATGTCGGAAATCGTTTCGGACTTTCGGTCGCCGttttataaaaataacaaattttTGACTTGCTCCCCGCATTCTCGAAAATTCCCACAAGGCggaaaataaatcatattgcagGCGCACGAACACGGGGCAAAC
The Salvelinus fontinalis isolate EN_2023a unplaced genomic scaffold, ASM2944872v1 scaffold_0135, whole genome shotgun sequence DNA segment above includes these coding regions:
- the LOC129843430 gene encoding 2-hydroxyacylsphingosine 1-beta-galactosyltransferase-like gives rise to the protein MHPPPSLLSLLLHLSLYPSACWSSRIIVVPPIMFESHLYIFKTLATELHLQGHDTSFLLSEGRQVPPSPHYTFQRYPGIFNSSTADSFLQSKVSNIFSGRFTALELFDILDHYAQNCDAVVGNKEVMTQLKDAKFDLLLVDPNEMCGFVIAHILGVPYAVFSTGLWYPAEVGAPAPLSYVPEFNSLLTDQMSLVQRITNTAVYLVSRFGVQYLVLPKYERIMRKHGVEPRVAMQDLVQGSRLWMLSTDLALEFPRPTLPHVVYVGGILTKPASPLPQDFESWVNDTAEHGFVVVSFGAGVKYLSEDITHKLAGALGRLPQRVVW